AGCACACCAGCTGATACCAAATTGTTCAAGGCGCCTTGGTTGTTAAAGCGGAAATAGCCGCTTAAGCGGTTCAGGTCTTTGTGGGTGAGCTGCGAAAAATCCACAGCAAGTTCGTAGCGGTCCTCAAGCTTGGTGAGTAAGGTTTTAGCGAATGCCGCTTGTTTTGGCGTCAGTGGTTTATCGTCTTTTGCCGCCTGAGGGGATGGGGGATCCGCAATTATCTGCCCGCCTGAAATCGTCTGCTGGATAGTCTCAGGATACCTACCTGCTTTTAGCCAAGCTACGTCATCTTGATTCAACGCAAACCATTCTCCCTCCAGACGCTTATTTTTGAAATGTTGGTGGAAGGCGGCTTTTGTCTGGTGGTGATCACCGGATTTGATCAAATGGATCAATTTGTTTTCGAAAGGCAATTTGACGACGAACAAGTTCATATAGCGCTCAACATGCTTGGTTTTGCCGATTTTAAAAGAGCCGTTCATCTGCTCTTGCACGAAATAGACATAGCCCGGTGCTTTTCCAGGAACATCGGGGGAGGTCATCACTTTTTGCAATTGTTCTTGGTTTGGTTCGTATAGATAAATTTTCGGGGACGATATTGTGGACGGTGCTTCGGTCGGCGATGCTAAAATTTTGTTTAAGAATGACTTTATCATAAAACAAGTAACCTCCTACTTTTTAAAAAATCTAATATTTACAATTATAACTTATATAGTCATATGTTACTATTTGAATATAGGAGATATGTTTGACTAAAAGGATTTCAGATAAGGGTGAAAAAATGGCAAATACAAATTTGTTAAACCTGATTGATTGTTTGACCAGATACACCAGCAAAGATAATCCAAAGACATTAAAAGAGATTCATGAATTTTTTTTAGAGGAATATGATTCTGGGGTTTCTATAAGTAATACTAGAAAGAGACTGGAGAGTTTGGTGCAAGAAGAATCTATTTTCACAGTAGTTAAAGATAAAAACGTTACTAATTATAAAGAGAATGTATATTATCTTTCAACGACCCTCTTTGAACTGTACGAGCTCCGTTATTTAATGGACGCTGTTTCGTCAGCAAGGTTCATATCTAAAGAAGAAACTAAAGGTTTAATTTATAAATTGAGAACTTTAACAGATGAAGAGACCTCGAAACGCTTATCAAATGAACTTATACCAAGTGATACAAAAGTAAACGCACCACAGTTTGCTGAATACATTCAAACAATTCATGAAGCGATTAAGGAGAAACGATGGCTAAGTTTTCGCTATGGTCGATTCGATGTTAATAAAGAATTTAAGCTGAGTAGAGAAGGCAATGAATACGAAGTGAAACCGTATGGTGTTGTTTGGAATCAGGAATATTACTATTTGATTGCTTTTGAAAAAAGTAAGCAGAGTATCATTCATTACCGAATAGATCGGATGCGTGACGTTCTAAAGTCAGAAAAGAAATGGGTAGATGAAAAAGGTTTTAAGCTTAAAGAGTACGTTTCCCAATTGTTTCATATGTATTCGGGTGAAAAGAGTAATATTGCGGTTGAGTTTGATAATCATTTAATCAATGTAGTAATCGATCGTTTCGGGCTAAACGCCTCTATTAAGCCAATGGATGACAAAAAATTCTTGCTTGAATTTGAAGGTATTGTAAGCCAAGGTCTTGTCCGCTGGCTATTAACTTGGGGAGCCGATGCGAAGGCAATCCATCCTGAGAAATTAGTTGACGATATGAAGAAAGAAGTTGCACGCTACGACGGATTGTACTCCTAATAAATCACGTTTCCCAAAAATGGGGAACGAGAGTTATTTTCAGCTGCTACACTCAAAATAACTAAACATAAGGAGTGAGTCTATGATGTTAATACCAGCAGAGCAGTTAAGAAAGACTTTTCAAGTAGAAGCGAAATTTTATTATGCACAAGTCAATGAAGAACGTTTCTTAATGCGACAGCAAGCAAGGATTTTTCGAAAAGGCATTAGTCAATCTACTACGGATGCAGTATTCGTAATGATTAACCCAGGTGGTTGTTTACCGGGAGAATCGATAGGAAACATAGAAATTGCAGAAGCAAAATTTATTTCAGCGAAGCCGGATCCTACACAATATCAATTAATGAATCTAATGGAGAGAAAAGGCTGGAATGTTATTACGCTCATTAACTTATCGGATATTTGTGAAGGGAATATGAAGAGTTTTATTAGTCGTGAAAAAGAGTTTCGTAAAGCAAATGTCGCCCACTCTCTATTCCAACAAGGAAATACGAAAGAACTTAAAGAAGTTCTAGCATCAGCAGATCATCTCATTTTTGCTTGGGGAGCATCTGACATTGCTAAAAAATTGGCTTGTCAATTTGGCCTTTTTCATGATGGGCAGCCCACAGATTCATATTTACATGCGAAAGCTCTAGTTCATGTAGAGAACAAGTATCCTCGCCATCCTAAACCAGCCACTATAGCGAACCGAATAATTTGGCTTAAAGAAATGGAGCCGCTGCTTTAAGGGAAGTGCGTCTGATTGATTAAAGGAGCTGATTGCCGTGTTAATAAAGGCCATTTTAATCTCGGTCGGGAAATGGATGGATAGACAATTGTCATCATCTCCTCCATCCGATACAATCGGCGATACAAAAATTATCGATGGCAAGGAATATTGGAATATGGGCGATTTGTATGATCAGGATAATTGGCGATATATTGGCCCAGCAACTTATGAGTATTTTATTAATCTTTACCAAGAGGATGCACGGGTATTTTATGCTCTCTCTTTAGAAGAGGATGTCGATGCCATCCACTCGGAAGGTTTTTATAACAAACGAGAAGCAGAAGAAAAGCTAATTCAGTATAAAGAAAAAAGAAATTCAAATATGCTAAAAAAATGACTGTTCCTTCACTAATATTAGACTTTGACCAATACGTATTTAAGCGGGGGTTAGAAGGTGAGATTCAAAATCAATAAAACTACAGGCTTTTCGCCAAAAATCGGCGAACTTGTCTCGATGCTCGACTATACGCGCACGGTGACGTTGACGGATGTAGAAGGCTTATCAATCGAACAGCTGGATTATTTAGCTGACGGGCACTCGAATTCGATCGGGGCGCTCTTAATGCATATGGCGGCGATTGAATTTGTCCACCAGATCATCGCGTTTGAAAATCGAGACCTAACAGAGCAAGAGTTGGAGCAATGGCTGGTGCCACTTGAGTTGGGGGACAAGGCGAGAAGCGAAATCCGTGGCCATTCGCTTGATTATTATCTGGATGAATTAAAGAAGGTCAGGGACCATACACTGTCGCTAATGGAAAGTGTCGACGATAGCTGGTTGTATGAAGAAGGGCAATATTATAATGGCATCACTTACAATAAGTATTATCTCTGGTTTCATGTCGTAGAAGATGAAACGAGCCACAGGGGACAGATCCGGATTCTCAAGCGCATGTTGGAGAAGTGAAAATAGGAGGAGAAAACCTGTCCGCGTTCCACCGCTTGACTTATTCCGCGGAGATGCTAAGATTTAAAGCAATTGCAAAAAGCAACGACGAATATGTTGAATGATGAAAGAGTAGGCTCATTGCGCGCAGCGGTAAGAGACTGGACGGTCGGTGGAAGTCCAGGCAGCAATCGGGGTGAATTACGCCATCTGCAGTTTCAACGGTCAATTGAGTGGATGTTCCGAAGCGGAAGATCAACTAGGGTGGTAACGCGGAGAAAACCTTCGTCCCTTTTTTAAGGGATGATAGGTTTTCTTTTTTTATTTTCACAATACAGGAGGAACTGGACATGTTTCATATTAAAGCGATTTTATCACCAGGCACAAAGGAAGCGGCGGCTTTGGTCGCGCTTATTGTTGCCATCATTAGTTTCAGCATTATCCGGTTCGAAGCGGCTCCGCACGTGCCGATCTTGATCTCGATCCTATTATTGATGTGCTACGGGCTGGTTAAAAAATTATCCTACCGTGAATTGGAGCGGGGGCTGATTGAAGGCGCTAGCGCGGGGATGGGCGCCGTTTTCTTATTCTTCTTCATCGGCATCCTCATCAGCAGCTGGATGATGAGCGGGACGATCCCGACTTTGATCTACGCCGGGTTTAGCTTGGTGACGCCCGTGTTTTTCTTTGCGGTCGTCTTTGTCGTCACAGCGATTATCGGGCTATCAATTGGCAGTTCTTTAACAACAGTGGCGACCGTGGGTGTGGCCTTGATCGGTATCGCTGGCGCACTGGATTTGTCACTCGCCATCACAGCAGGCGCAATCGTTTCCGGCGCCTTTTTCGGGGACAAGATGTCGCCGTTATCGGATACAACCAATTTGGCCGCCTCCATTGTAGGCGTGGATCTCTTTGAACACATTCGCAATATGGGCTGGACGACGATTCCTGCCTTTATCTTAACGCTGGTGTTCTTCGGGCTATTATCGCCATCTGTGAGCTTGGATCATACGGAAAACATCGCTTTGTTTAAGGAAGGCTTGCTTGAGACCGGCTTGATCCATTGGTACGCTTTAACACCGCTTGTCGTCTTAATCGTCTTGACGGTCTTCAAAGTGCCAGCGGTGTTGACCTTGGCCGCGAGTTCAGTGGTCGCTCTTGGCGTATCCCTATTCCATCAGAGCCTGCAAGTGTCATCGATGCTCGGCATCCTGTTTGGTGGCTACCAATCGTCGACTGGCATTGATGAAATTGATGCATTGCTGTCACGGGGCGGCATGGCAAGCATGTTCTTCACCATCGCCTTGGTCCTGCTCGCACTGAGCATGGGCGGTTTGTTATTCAAGCTTGGCATCATCCAAAACCTGCTTGCGAAAATCGAAAGTCTGCTGAAGAAAGTATCTTCTGTCATCGTCGCGTCTGCCTTGACGGCGATTGGCACGAATATCCTCGTCGGGGAACAATATTTATCGATCTTGCTGACGGGCCAGGCGTTTCAGGAGCCGTATAAGAAAGTCGGCTTGGCTGGAAAGAACCTGAGCCGCGTCATGGAAGATGCAGGGACAGTCGTCAATCCACTCGTGCCGTGGAGCGTCTGCGGGATTTTCATCGCCTCGGTTTTGGACGTTTCGACATTGGAATATTTGCCATTTGCGTTCTTCTGCTTGCTGTCGCCAATTTTGACAGTGTTGCTCGGAGTGAGCGGGAAAACTTTGACGTATATTGAGGAAAGTTCAGTGAAATGATTCGCTAGCAAAATATTCGCGACGATGAATAGAAAAAAGCGCAACCGATCCAATCGGCTGCGCTTTTTTTCGGTTGAATAGATAATGGAACAGACTTACTCCATCAATTCCGGATAAACGGTTTCTGCGACCAGCTGCACGGCTTCGCCGATGCGCGGCCCAGGGCGGGAAGTGATGTCGGAATCGATGAAATGGACTTCGCCGTTTTCGATTGCCTCAACAGCTGACCAGCTATCGCGCGCTTCAATGTCACCAACGGCATCTTCGACATATGACACGGTCGTCAAGATGGTTTCAGGGTCGCGGGTGATGACTTCTTCTTCAGAAATATTCGGCCAGCCTTCGAGATCTTCAAAGACATTGGTCACTTGAGCGTGGTCGAGAATTTCCTGCATGAACGTGGACTTGCCGGTTGTGTAAATTTCAGGAGACGGGCTAATCTCCACGTAAACTTCTTCTTGCTCTTCTACAGCTGCGAGGCGTTCCTGGACATCTTCGATTTGCGTCTGAATGCCTTCGATTACTTCAGCGCCTTTGTCTTCTTTAGCCAGGACAGAAGCGATTTGTTCGATATCGCCATATACTTCGTCAAATGAAGTCGCGGATTGAATGACGAATACCGGAATGTCTGCGTCTTCTAGTTGAGATAGGGCAGGCGGCGCTTCGCCGGTAGAGTAGGCCAAGACGACATCCGGGTCAAGCTGGATAATTTTTTCGGCATTGAATTCGACAGAATCACTGACACGTTCAATGTCTTGTGCCGCTTCCGGATAGTTGTCGAAGTCGGTCACGCCGACCAATTGATCTCCTGCACCTAGTGCAAAGACAATCTCGGTATTGCTTGGGATGAGGGAGACAATCGTTTCAGGCGCTTGCTCGAATTCGATGTCTTCGCCTCTATCATCGGTAACCGTGTACGGCGTGTCGCCTGAAGTTTCCGTTGCCGTTTCTTCCGGTGTTTCTTCTGTCGCAGGGGCTTCGGCCGAGTCATCTTGGCAAGCGCCAAGAGTTAAAGCGAGTGGAATGCTGAGTAAAAGAAATGATTTGATTTTCACGAGTGAGTCTCCTTTTTCTTCATGCGTTTTGTTGGATACGATTTACTGACGAACGGGATTTCATCGACGCCGTGCTGCTTATTGGCATAGACGGCCATCACGAAAAAGACATTGGCGAGCAGGTTGGTGTAGTCCATCAAATGCTCCGGCACTTCGCGTTCGAGCGTCACGTGGTGAAGGGCGCGGACGGATTTTTTCGCTTCGCTGCGGCAGACGTGAAGAATGCACGCACCGTGCGTTCCTTGCGGCAAGACAAACTGATCGATTTGTTCTTTCACTTCCGCCACGTAGCGATCATACAATTCGCTGAGCTCGGCGAGATCTTGTTCCGTGATGGCAAGTTTCCCGCGCACAGAGCCGTTTAAATGGTAGACCATCGGCTGCAAATAGCGCAGATCGTCAACGATGACAGGAATATCGTTCGTTGCGATGGCTTCGCCGATCCGCGTCGTCAAGGAATCGGTGCGAATCTCGAAGTCGACCGTCGAGGCGCTTTCCCGCATGAACGGGTAGCATAGGTAGCGCATGTCTTTTTTCATCTGTTCACCTCCTAAATAGAATCCGTAAATATCAGCAGACGTATCGCTTCTGAAAAGACATAAAAAAGCCACTCTCAACGAAGAGAGTGGCACGATTGCGAATATCGGGCATAAAGCCGTCCATAGGAAAAAGTTGCCGTAGATCCTCTTATCTTCCGAAGAGCAAAAATACGTTCAGAAAAAGGTAGGTCTCCTGGCTTGTGCATCGATTTACTCTAAGGCCTTCCCGGGTCTCCCCAGTGGCATCTCTTATTTCATACGCACTTACAGTTGCGGAAACAGCTCCGGATTTTCACCGGATTCCCTGTTACGCTGACGAATCAGCACCTTTTCCCTGCATGATTATTTACTTAGTTTCAGTGTAGCACTTTTGTTTTGGATTTAGGAGAGGAGAACCAAAATGTTTAGGGCTTTCAGTCGGTTATTTGGAAGAATTAGCGCAACGCTTAGGAGGAGCAGGAACAATAACCACCTAAGCCGTGTAGCGATAGCGTTTATCACGCATAAATACGAAGTTGACTTTTCATTGGTTGGATTTATAATTGACTGTGATAATCATTTTCAATTAAACAATTTACGAAGCAAATCTATAAAGCTGTTGTCGCTGTGAAACACTGCCGCGGCACTGTAAGTTCTCGTGTATGGAATCTGGTTGAAAAGCCATTCTTTCTGCAGAGACAACTGACAACCAGAATGGAAAGGGTGTAACAAATGAAGAATATTGAAAAATACAGAAATGCTTTCGTGGAGGCATTGGAAATAGATGAAGATGAAGTAGGGGAAGAGCTAGTATTGGGTGAGACGAGTGAATGGGATTCGCTTGGCCATATGATTCTCATCTCCACGATGGAAGAGGCCTTTGACGTCTCTTTGGATTCCGAATGGATGTCCGAATTCGATTCGTACCAGTCTGGACTCAAGTTATTGGACCGATTAGGAGTAGACTTCATCAATGAATAGTTTCAACCAATTGGAGGCGTTTGGAGACCGCACGGCCATATATGCGGAGCGGGAATACTCGTACGCTGCAATGGTCGAGATTGCTGATTCGATTAGCCGACAAGTTGGAGAGCGAACGCTCGTTTTTTGTTTATGTGCCAATAATAAAGAGTCAGTATTCGGCTATGTGGGCTTTCTTCGAGGCGGTATTGTGCCGGTGCTGTTGGATGCTTCGATTCAAGCAGACCGGCTTGACCGGCTGATTGAGCTGTATCAGCCTGCGTATATTTGGGCGAACCGTGAAAACGAAGACCTCGCAAAAACGATGAATCGGTCATTTGAGTTTGGGGAGTATTCTTTATTCGAATGCCCGGCCGTTCATCAACACGAGCTAGATGAACATCTTGCGCTCCTTTTAACAACCTCAGGAAGTACGGGCAGCCCCAAATTTGTCCGCTTAAGTTACGAAAACATTTTCAGTAATGCTGACTCAATTCGGGAGTACTTAGATATCCAAGAAGACGACAAACCGATCACCACGCTTCCGATGAATTATTCATACGGACTGTCGATCATCAATAGCCATCTCATCTGTGGCGCGGCGATCATTTTGACGGATGCCTCGATCTTGAAAAAAGAATTTTGGGATTTGTGCAAAGAGCGGCAAGCAACGACATTCGGGGGAGTTCCGTTCGTGTACGAGATGCTTGATAAGTTGAAGTTTGAACAGTTCGACCTCCCAAGCTTAAAAACACTGACGCAAGCCGGAGGGAAACTGAACGCCAAGCTCTCGTCTAAATTTGCGGAACTCTGCCAGCAAAAAGGAATTCGATTTGTCACGATGTACGGTCAAACCGAAGCGACAGCGCGGATGAGCTACTTGCCGCATGAAAAAAGCCTCGAGAAAGCCGGAAGCATCGGCATCGCGATCCCCGGCGGCAAATTGATGCTGCAAGATGGCAATGGTGAGCCGATCACGTCGCCACACGTAGTCGGGGAATTGATCTACCAAGGAGCCAATGTGTCTTTAGGCTATGCGGAATCCTCAGCCGACCTGTCGAGCAAAGACGACAATCACGGAACGCTGCATACAGGGGATCTGGCATACTTTGACGAGGACGGCTATTTCTTTATAACGGGACGCACGAAACGAATCCTTAAAATTGCCGGAAGCCGCATCAGTTTAGATGAAGTGGAAGGACTGTTGCATGAGCAAGGGCATGACTGTGTCTGCTCAGGAACAGATGATAAATTATTCATTTACACATTAAAGGAAGACCAAGTGCAAATTAAAAAAATAATTAAGGAAAAATTAAACTTAAAGGGCTTTAAAGTAATAAGCATTGAGGAATTCCCACGCAACGATTTCGGGAAAATCCTATATGCGGAGCTGCCTAGTGCATAGGCGGCAGGACCAGCTGCATCTGCAGTAGGACCTGGCTTCCTTCAGACAAAAGCATCCTTTAGTTGATTAATTATCAGGTGATCGAATGACGTTTATCTCAATTGAATTTCTACTATTTTTCGCCGTAATCGTTTTTGCGTATTACTCCATCCCACATCGCTGGCGATGGGTTCTTTTATTGGCTGCCAGTTATAGTTTCTATGCCAGCTTAAGCGGCTATTTTGTCTTCTTGCTGTTGACCAGTACAGCGTTTTCGTATGTGACCGGAATCCTGATTGAAAAACAGGAAACGAAAAAACAAAAGAAGAAAGTCATGCTCGTGGGCATTGGCGTCTTGTTGTTTTTTCTTGGCTGGTTTAAGTATTTTAACTTCGTCAACGATTCACTTCGCGCCATTTCAGCCTATTTGAATGTGGATTACACTATTCCTTATCAGGAAATTATCCTGCCGATCGCGATTTCTTTTTATACGTTCCAGGCAGTCAGTTACTTGGTGGACATTTACCGCGGCAAGCTAAAAGCGGAAATGCATTACGGCTATTTTTCCATCTATTTCGCCTTTTTCCCGCAATTGGTGGCGGGGCCGATCGAACGCGCGAAAAAGCTGCTTCCACAATTTAAAGCAGAACAAACCTTAAAATACGAAAACTTAAGTTATGGAATGAAGCGAATCGCCTGGGGATTTTTTAAGAAGACTTTGATTGCGGACCGGCTCGCGCCCATCGTAGCGAGTGTGTACGATAACCCGGATGCAACCGGGTCACAAATCGTCCTCGCAACCATTTTATTTTCGGTTCAACTTTACGCCGATTTTTCCGCACTTAGCGACATTGCAATTGGCTGCGCCAGAATGCTTGGAATTAAATTGACCGAAAACTTCAAGCAGCCGCATTTTGCCACATCGATCGGGGATTTCTGGAACCGTTGGCACATTACGTTTTCTACCTGGCTTAGAGATTATATCTTCGTGCCGTTATGTAAAGGGAAAAAGAAAAGAAGCGAAATTTACGTAGCCATCATCATCACGTTTTTAATCAGCGGCATTTGGCACGGAGCTGCTTGGAGTTTTGTGTTATGGGGGCTGATTCACGGGTTTTACCGCGTATTTGGCGACCATACGAAACAAGCTCGTGGGAAGATGGCATCATTTACCTACTTGGACCGAAATCCCACATTCCATAAATGGGTGAAAATCGCGATTACGTTCTTATTGGTTTGTTTTTCTAGAGTGTTCTTCCGGTCGGATTCAGTGACTGCCGCATTTACCAATGCACAGCTATTCTTAACGCCTAGCTCGTGGCGGCCGTCCGGAATCATAGAAGCGTTCGAGATATTTTCACTGCTCGATCTAGCCATCTTTGCGTTTTTCTTTGTCGTCATGCAGTTGTTCCACCATGTGGAAAGAAAGAATACCTCGACATGGAACTGGCTATCGCAACGCCCCGTATTCGCCCGTTACGCTGTATACGTATTAATCGTTGTATCCGTCTTGGTATTCGGTGCGACAGGTCAAGGGTTCGTATATGGTGGATTTTAACCGGAAAGGTGCCCGCGTAATCTAAGCGCGGGCTATCCAGTCAATTAAGGAAAAGAACTACAGCAACGAAAGGATTTGCCATGGGCCGTTTATTCATAAAATTAACCATTATCATCACTGTGGCTTTGCTATTGTTTATACCGATCAATAACTTTGTCAAGCAGTCACGGAGTTACAATATCAACGACGACATCTTGGCGTTTAAGAAAGACCCGCATCCGGTCGACATCATCAATCTTGGCGCATCCCATTCAATGTACGGCTATTATTTCAAACCGACTGGCCTGTCTCACTTGGATCTGGCGCTGCCTGCCCAGACGCTTCAATACGATTTTAAATTGCTGAAAGAGTACGGCGAGCATTTAAAGCCGAATGGGGTGGTCATCGTTTCAATCTCCCAACTGTCTTTCGTCAATAGTAAGGACATGGACGTCGGGCGCTATTATGAAATTTTAGACCACAGCGAAATTGAACCATTCAGTATGGTGGATTATTACCGGTATTTATACTTCCCGGGCACCAATAGCGAAATCTTCACTTCCGCCCTTTCAAGCAAATGGAAAGGCTTTACATGGACTTCCCATCAATCCTGGGCAAACGATGGCAAAAACTATGCGGAAAGAAAGACAGAGTTCATAGAAGAGCAGTATAGGGAAGCATCCGCCAACGATGAAATCGAGCAAAATGTAAAGCAATTTCAGGAGCTCTTGGAGTATTGCAAAGACCAAGGCTACCAAGTGGTGCTGACCATGGAGCCTGTCCACCAGACGTATCTAGACCATTTTGATGAACAAGCGATGGAGCGGTTAGTGTTCCAGTACTTAGACCCTCTGGACTTGGACGTGCCTTTCTTAAACTACATGGACGATTCCCGATTCTCAGACAACCAAGACTATTTTATCGACTCTGACCATTTAAACAGTGAAGGCAGAAAAAAATATTCATGGATCGTCTACGAAGAGCTCAAAAGTATGGGACATTTTGAGTAAGCTAAAACTCCTGACCACCAGAATTGGTGGTCAGGAGTTTTTTTGTGAGTTTTGCATTTGAATGAGGCGTGAATCGTATGAAGAAACAATAAGAAAAGCGTTCGTAAAACTAGTGGGAAGATAGCGGACGTTCGAAAAGTGAATGGGTGTGTTTACGAACGCTTTTTTAGTCGTTTTTAATGCTTTTCCGACCGTTCGTGAATGTGTACATTTACGAACGCTTTTATTTCGAATGAGTTTATTGAAACTATTTAATTGTAAGAATTTTTGTTAAAATTGAAGTAAGGAATTTTATGGTATTTTCAGTGAATGATTTTATAGCTAGTATTTTTATAGAACTAAGAGGGAGGGAAACCGATGCTTAAGTTTATAAAAAGAGTCTTGTTCACAAGATGGGTGTTGTATCATACAACGGCAAGTGTCGACCAACATTTTTCCGTGTTAGAAGAACTTAGAAGCCGTGAGATTGATTTTAAAACAAAGGGGTTAAATTTTGGTGGTGGATATGGAGGAGCGAGTGGATTTAGTACTGTTTATCATATATACACAAAAAAGTGAAAGGTAGTGAAAGAGGGAGAAGAGGTCGATTGAAACATACTTTCTCTCTCTTTTTTATGTGTAAAAGTGTACTTTTACGAACGGTTAGTAGTTATTGTTAACGAATATAAATGCCGAAATATATTGCTTGAAAATTAGGAATATATGTTAAAATCACTTAGCTATTGATATGGTTTTGTGAGTAGTTGGATATTAGAAAGAGGGGATTTGGTGAAAAGAAAGATTTTATTTTTTATCGGAATAGCTATTGTATTTATGAGTGGTTACGCAATACTTTCTAACGGGTTTTCCAATATCGATAGTATTGAAGTACAAAGTTTTGATAGAGAAACAAATGAGCTTATTGAAGAAAGAGTTATAACAGATAATCCTACAATAAAGAATTTCACGAGAATACTTAATAGAGCAGACCGAGATAATAATGCTGGTTATGAAATGTCGAGAAGAGAAGACTATAGAATTAGTATTTTATATGAAACCGGTGATATTGACGAATTTTTGGTATGGGATCAAGAAGGGGTGAATATATTTTTACCTAGAATAACTGCAAATGATGTTTTTAGAATAGAAAATAAACGGCATATAAAAGAATTACTCGAAATAATAGATTGAAAAATTTGGTTTACATATCATGAGGTTAGCGGAAGTTCAGTATAAACAAATAAAAACTTTGAAGTATTTAGGAATGACGGATGTTTTCTACATAACATCCGTCATTTTTTGATTACTTTTATAAAAAAAGTAAAGATTTCTTTACATTTAAGTTTTTAGCTTTTATAGTTTATGTAAAGATATATTTACATCCTGATTTCTAGAAAGTAGGGAAAGGCATGCCGGTTAAAAACAATATTCAAAAAATCCGCAAAGAGAGAGGGATTAAGCAAATTACGATGGCCGAAGATTTACAGGTCACAAGGCAGACGTTCACGGCAATCGAAAAAAATAAATACAACCCAAGTCTGGAATTGGCGTTAAAGATCATCAAATATTTTGACCTTCCGATCGAGGAAGTTTTTATTTTGGAAGAGGAGGAAGAGAAATGAAAAAGAAAAAATACGCACAATGGAATATTACAATCGCATCGACAGGCGGATTAATAGGTGTAATTATTGGAACGTTTATTTTCAGCGGAGTAGACTGGTCGGCCATTCTTGGTGGTATTACTGGTTTGTTTATCATTTTCCTGGGAAATCTTTTTTACGTAAGATCGAAAAAGGATAGAACTCCAGAAGTTGATGAGCGGACCTTGAATAATATGCGAAAGTATTACGCAATTATTG
This is a stretch of genomic DNA from Planococcus maritimus. It encodes these proteins:
- a CDS encoding helix-turn-helix transcriptional regulator, whose amino-acid sequence is MTKRISDKGEKMANTNLLNLIDCLTRYTSKDNPKTLKEIHEFFLEEYDSGVSISNTRKRLESLVQEESIFTVVKDKNVTNYKENVYYLSTTLFELYELRYLMDAVSSARFISKEETKGLIYKLRTLTDEETSKRLSNELIPSDTKVNAPQFAEYIQTIHEAIKEKRWLSFRYGRFDVNKEFKLSREGNEYEVKPYGVVWNQEYYYLIAFEKSKQSIIHYRIDRMRDVLKSEKKWVDEKGFKLKEYVSQLFHMYSGEKSNIAVEFDNHLINVVIDRFGLNASIKPMDDKKFLLEFEGIVSQGLVRWLLTWGADAKAIHPEKLVDDMKKEVARYDGLYS
- a CDS encoding DUF1643 domain-containing protein translates to MMLIPAEQLRKTFQVEAKFYYAQVNEERFLMRQQARIFRKGISQSTTDAVFVMINPGGCLPGESIGNIEIAEAKFISAKPDPTQYQLMNLMERKGWNVITLINLSDICEGNMKSFISREKEFRKANVAHSLFQQGNTKELKEVLASADHLIFAWGASDIAKKLACQFGLFHDGQPTDSYLHAKALVHVENKYPRHPKPATIANRIIWLKEMEPLL
- a CDS encoding acyl carrier protein, giving the protein MKNIEKYRNAFVEALEIDEDEVGEELVLGETSEWDSLGHMILISTMEEAFDVSLDSEWMSEFDSYQSGLKLLDRLGVDFINE
- a CDS encoding DinB family protein gives rise to the protein MLDYTRTVTLTDVEGLSIEQLDYLADGHSNSIGALLMHMAAIEFVHQIIAFENRDLTEQELEQWLVPLELGDKARSEIRGHSLDYYLDELKKVRDHTLSLMESVDDSWLYEEGQYYNGITYNKYYLWFHVVEDETSHRGQIRILKRMLEK
- a CDS encoding ABC transporter substrate-binding protein yields the protein MKIKSFLLLSIPLALTLGACQDDSAEAPATEETPEETATETSGDTPYTVTDDRGEDIEFEQAPETIVSLIPSNTEIVFALGAGDQLVGVTDFDNYPEAAQDIERVSDSVEFNAEKIIQLDPDVVLAYSTGEAPPALSQLEDADIPVFVIQSATSFDEVYGDIEQIASVLAKEDKGAEVIEGIQTQIEDVQERLAAVEEQEEVYVEISPSPEIYTTGKSTFMQEILDHAQVTNVFEDLEGWPNISEEEVITRDPETILTTVSYVEDAVGDIEARDSWSAVEAIENGEVHFIDSDITSRPGPRIGEAVQLVAETVYPELME
- the nhaC gene encoding Na+/H+ antiporter NhaC — translated: MFHIKAILSPGTKEAAALVALIVAIISFSIIRFEAAPHVPILISILLLMCYGLVKKLSYRELERGLIEGASAGMGAVFLFFFIGILISSWMMSGTIPTLIYAGFSLVTPVFFFAVVFVVTAIIGLSIGSSLTTVATVGVALIGIAGALDLSLAITAGAIVSGAFFGDKMSPLSDTTNLAASIVGVDLFEHIRNMGWTTIPAFILTLVFFGLLSPSVSLDHTENIALFKEGLLETGLIHWYALTPLVVLIVLTVFKVPAVLTLAASSVVALGVSLFHQSLQVSSMLGILFGGYQSSTGIDEIDALLSRGGMASMFFTIALVLLALSMGGLLFKLGIIQNLLAKIESLLKKVSSVIVASALTAIGTNILVGEQYLSILLTGQAFQEPYKKVGLAGKNLSRVMEDAGTVVNPLVPWSVCGIFIASVLDVSTLEYLPFAFFCLLSPILTVLLGVSGKTLTYIEESSVK
- a CDS encoding GIY-YIG nuclease family protein, translating into MIKSFLNKILASPTEAPSTISSPKIYLYEPNQEQLQKVMTSPDVPGKAPGYVYFVQEQMNGSFKIGKTKHVERYMNLFVVKLPFENKLIHLIKSGDHHQTKAAFHQHFKNKRLEGEWFALNQDDVAWLKAGRYPETIQQTISGGQIIADPPSPQAAKDDKPLTPKQAAFAKTLLTKLEDRYELAVDFSQLTHKDLNRLSGYFRFNNQGALNNLVSAGVLKEK